The genomic region ATCTCCAGCGTGGTGGGCTTGACGGGAAACCGCGGCCAGTCCAACTATGCGGCGGCCAAAGCGGCCCTGATCTCGCTCACCCGAAGCGTCGCTCAGGAGCTTGCGAGTCGGGGTGTGCGGGCCAACGCGGTCGCGCCCGGGTTCATCTCGACCGACATGACCTCGGGACTGCCCGAAAGCGTTCAAACAGCCATGTCGGAGAGGATTCCCCTCGGCCGGCCGGGGTCCCCGGAAGATGTCGCCACGGTGGTGCGATTTCTCGTCGGTCCCGGGGCTTCGTACGTTACCGGGCAGGTCATCGTCGTTGACGGCGGGATGGTCATGCAGTCCTAGCCCCGCCGCCGCATATTCGGTCGCCTGAAAGGGTCGGGAAACGGCGGGGCCGCGGGTCGGTCCCCTTCATACAAGGAGAACACGCAATCATGGACAACGCGGCACGCGTGCGGGAGATCATCGCGCAGGAACTCGGCGTGGAGCAGGAGAAGGTGGTGGACGACGCGAACTTCGTCGATGATCTGGGCGCCGACTCGCTCGATACCGTCGAACTCGTGATGGCCTTCGAGGAGGAGTTCGGGATCGAGATCCCGGATGAGGACGCGGAGAGGATGCAGACCGTCGAGGAGGCCATCGCGTATCTGAACGAGAAGGTCTAGCGAGGCTTCGTACGGGGCGCCGGCGCCCGCGGGCCTTCATTTCATGAGAAGACGTGTAGCGATCACGGGGATCGGCCTCGTCACCCCGATCGGGCTCGACCCCGATTCGACCTGGGACGCTCTCCTCCGCGGCGTGAGTGGCGCGGGGCCCATC from Candidatus Palauibacter australiensis harbors:
- a CDS encoding acyl carrier protein, which translates into the protein MDNAARVREIIAQELGVEQEKVVDDANFVDDLGADSLDTVELVMAFEEEFGIEIPDEDAERMQTVEEAIAYLNEKV